CTGGCAATAACAAATCGGTTCATTACCTTTTCCCACTCTGGATCCCTCGATCGTGGCCTTTATCCTAATAGCTGGATAACCCCCTGACTTTGATATAGAGCAGGTAAAAAGTCGGTTAATGTTAAATCTCACTCGTGTTACTAATAAAATTATTGAATCGTTTCAGTAAGTTGTAATGTTACTGATAAGTAATATCTTCGTGGTTTATAGCCTTGTTTTTAATATGGTTTACCATGATTTCTTATTTTATGTGTCAGCCGTTTTACGGGATTGCGATTTATTATCGCGGGTTGTCCAGACGAAGGCCGCGGTCAGCAGCAGGATCAGCGTGGCTGCGGCCAGCACAATGGAAAACCCCGAATCAAAGGCAGAATGGGCCTGTGTGGTAAGCATCTGCCGCATATTTTCCGGTAAGGATTCGGCAAAAATTAATGCTTCGTCCAGACTGTCATACGCGGTGTCCGGTGCAGCAAACCCAGCGGGCAGCATAAACGTTGCGGAATAAGCGAAAGACAGCAAGCTGCCCATCAGCGTTACGCCCGTTGCGCCCCCTAATTCATAGGACACTTCTTCGATCGACGCCGCCATACCCGCTTTTGACGCTGGCGCAACCTGCATAATAGTGCTGGATGCGGCCGTCATGGTGGAGCCCACGCCTGCGCCAATAACGGTTAGGCTGATGATTTGTATCATGGTAGGCGCATTGTGCAGCAGCAGATAGCTTCCCATTCCGAGCCCTGAAATCAACAGGCCAGCGGCTAGCATTGTCCCGCTATTCACGTGTGGCAGTATCTTTCCAGTTAACGGGCCAGCGATAAAGGACGCCAGCGACAGTGGTAAAATGAACAGCCCAGCCTGTAGTGGAGACAGCCCGATGACTAACTGCAATCGCTGGGTGAAAGCCAGCTCCATGCCGATCAAGGCGGCGGCGGCCACGATAGCGGCGGCCACAGCAGCGCTGAAAGGCCGCAGGCGGAAGAGAGAGAAATCGATCAGGGGATGCTTGCTGTTACGCTGCCGCCGCACAAACAGGGTAATGAACGTCACGCCGATGAGCAGAGCGATTAGCGCATCCTCATAAGACGGAACCCGCTTGCCCAGCTCTTTGATGGCATAGGTAATACCAATCAAACCCACCATGATTAATAGAGAACCGATGAAATCCCAGCGGTGGGAGGCGTTGCCCGGCTGATGTGGAATCACGGTGATTCCCATGATGAGCGCAAGCAAAACGACCGGTACATTAATGAGGAAAACCGATCCCCACCAGAAGTACTCAAGCAGTATCCCGCCCATCACGGGGCCAAATGCTGCGCCGCCGGATGCGACCGCAGCCCAGATACCGATTGCCAGTGCGCGTTCCCGTTCATCAGTAAATGTCAGACGAATAATCGACAGTGTGGCGGGCATCATCATCGCCGCACCGATTGCCAGCAGCGCACGAGCGGCGATAAGCATACTGGGTGTGGGCGAATAAGCGGCAAACAGTGACGCCGCACCAAAGACCAGCAGCCCGGAAATAAATAGAGGTTTATGGCCCAGCTTATCGCCCAATGTGCCCATCCCCAGCAGTAAACCGGAGGCAATCAGCGCATAGATATTAACGATCCACAGCTTTTCCGATGCAGTCGCGTGCAGGTCGTGAGTCAGTCTCGGGAGTGCGGTGTACAGCACCGTCATGTCGATAACAATTAGGAACAGGGCGCTGGAAACAATGGCCAGAATCAGCCACTTCTTGGGTGATTGCATAACAGGATCTCTACCTTGAACTTCTATTTTTCATCTGTCGGATAGCGTTCTGATGATATAGAATTGCTTTTTAAATACAAACGTATTTTAAATTGGGGGATATATGGGGCGTCATAAGAGCATTAATCGTGCGTGCGTGTTGGATGCGGCGGAGCAGATTGTCCGCACCCAGGGAACGGCTGCGCTGACGATCGATGCGGTCGCTAAAGCTGCGGGCGTGACAAAAGGCGGTATTCAGTCGAGTTTCGGGACGAAAGATGAGCTGATTCACGCGATGTATCAGCGCTGGGAAGATGAGTTTGATGAGATGGCCGCTGTGTGCATCGGTGAGGATAATAGCTGGGAAGCCAGAGTGCGTGCGCACGTTGACATCACTTATCGGACGGATGCCGCAGAAGGCGATCGAGCGGCGGGCATGATGGCCTCGTTGTTGAATACGCCTGAGCACCTTGCTAGATCGCAGGCGTGGTATGACAGCCAGTTGGCTGGGCTTGACCTGAATTCGCAGGAAGGGCGAGATGCCCGGCTGGCGTTTCTGGCATCCGAAGGGGCATTCCTGCTGCGCTATTTTGGCTTTATGGCGGTCGATGACGAGACCTGGAAAGCCATTTTCTCTGATATTTCCCGCCTGCTACCCGAGCGCACTGCTTCTTCCTGAGGAAACCCCTCTGTCCATGAAGCGCATTGTTTTACAGATGATTGTTTGATTATGATTTGATGGATTGTTGCTCGCCTGACCGCTGTGCCGCCAGAATATCGTCTAGATTCCCTTCAACCCATATCGCCAGCTCTTTTACCCTTACGCTCACTTCCTTGCCTAATGGCGTCAGGCTGTATTCAACATGCGGCGGGACAACCGGATAGGCCGTTCGTAGAACAAAACCATCACTTTCCAGCCATTGCAGAGTTTGCGCCAGCATGCGCTCGCTCACGCCGCCAATCCGTCGACGCAGTTGACTAAAGCGATGCGTATCATCAAGTAATGCGATCAGAATCAGTACGCCCCAGCGACTGGTAACGTGGTTAAGTATCTGGCGAGAAGGGCATTTCTCAGCAAAGACATCACCAGTTGGCAGAATGGGTAGCAATAAATCTGCTGGTGTTTTGGGTTGACTCACTATACTTACCTTTATGTATGTACTTACTTAAAATTAGCTTTGCCGCTATTATGCCAGCCACTACCCGTTAGTAAAAGACGGTTAACAAAAGATGGTTAGTAAAAGACGGTTAATAAAAGACAGTCAATAAAAGGAGCTTGAGATGATTGCTATTACTGGTGCATCCGGCCAACTGGGCCGTTTGGTTATCAAACAACTGTTAGAGAAG
This genomic interval from Pectobacterium aquaticum contains the following:
- a CDS encoding MFS transporter codes for the protein MQSPKKWLILAIVSSALFLIVIDMTVLYTALPRLTHDLHATASEKLWIVNIYALIASGLLLGMGTLGDKLGHKPLFISGLLVFGAASLFAAYSPTPSMLIAARALLAIGAAMMMPATLSIIRLTFTDERERALAIGIWAAVASGGAAFGPVMGGILLEYFWWGSVFLINVPVVLLALIMGITVIPHQPGNASHRWDFIGSLLIMVGLIGITYAIKELGKRVPSYEDALIALLIGVTFITLFVRRQRNSKHPLIDFSLFRLRPFSAAVAAAIVAAAALIGMELAFTQRLQLVIGLSPLQAGLFILPLSLASFIAGPLTGKILPHVNSGTMLAAGLLISGLGMGSYLLLHNAPTMIQIISLTVIGAGVGSTMTAASSTIMQVAPASKAGMAASIEEVSYELGGATGVTLMGSLLSFAYSATFMLPAGFAAPDTAYDSLDEALIFAESLPENMRQMLTTQAHSAFDSGFSIVLAAATLILLLTAAFVWTTRDNKSQSRKTADT
- a CDS encoding TetR/AcrR family transcriptional regulator, which codes for MGRHKSINRACVLDAAEQIVRTQGTAALTIDAVAKAAGVTKGGIQSSFGTKDELIHAMYQRWEDEFDEMAAVCIGEDNSWEARVRAHVDITYRTDAAEGDRAAGMMASLLNTPEHLARSQAWYDSQLAGLDLNSQEGRDARLAFLASEGAFLLRYFGFMAVDDETWKAIFSDISRLLPERTASS
- a CDS encoding winged helix-turn-helix transcriptional regulator; amino-acid sequence: MSQPKTPADLLLPILPTGDVFAEKCPSRQILNHVTSRWGVLILIALLDDTHRFSQLRRRIGGVSERMLAQTLQWLESDGFVLRTAYPVVPPHVEYSLTPLGKEVSVRVKELAIWVEGNLDDILAAQRSGEQQSIKS